The following are encoded in a window of Methanococcoides sp. LMO-2 genomic DNA:
- a CDS encoding V-type ATP synthase subunit E, with the protein MGLETVIKDIMDAAQAEVTMINADADAEVSQILDEARQNAKNIMGDRLAKAEDDIARLRQQETSSANLEVKRAMLNARKEVLDKVYNNAEESIVSLPEAKQEELLKAIIEQNEANGSKIYSNKDSEELVRKLSSLEYAGNINCIGGVVIENDDGTVRLDYTYDIILKNVNEQSLKQTSDILFG; encoded by the coding sequence ATGGGACTCGAAACAGTTATTAAAGATATCATGGATGCCGCACAGGCAGAAGTTACCATGATCAATGCAGATGCTGATGCAGAAGTATCTCAGATACTTGATGAAGCAAGGCAGAATGCAAAGAACATCATGGGTGACCGTCTGGCAAAAGCAGAAGATGATATTGCAAGATTACGCCAGCAAGAGACATCCAGCGCAAACCTGGAAGTCAAACGTGCAATGCTTAATGCCCGCAAAGAAGTCCTTGACAAAGTATACAACAATGCAGAGGAGTCTATAGTATCACTTCCTGAAGCAAAACAGGAAGAACTGTTAAAGGCCATCATCGAACAGAATGAAGCCAATGGCAGCAAGATATATTCAAACAAAGACTCTGAAGAACTTGTCAGAAAGTTGTCCTCACTTGAATATGCCGGCAATATCAACTGTATTGGCGGAGTTGTCATTGAGAACGACGATGGAACAGTTCGTCTGGATTATACATACGACATAATCCTGAAGAACGTTAATGAGCAATCATTGAAACAGACATCTGATATCTTGTTCGGGTGA
- a CDS encoding V-type ATP synthase subunit C: MRLLQKFRGKSSPKQGGSGGSNYAYVTARVRAMKSNLLPKETYPRLMNMGIDEITRFIEESQYKQDVDELARVYDGVDLFEHALNRNLAVTFTKLISISEGELNFLISEYLKKYDIWSIKTILRGKYCGASVEEINDSIVSAGQLSYSFLSSLAEKESYESVIDALSGTDYYPTLKGYDGTNLSAIENQLDKMYYDGLFYALGNPKSKDSKLFAKLIRTEIDSKNLSTLFRLKNAGVEEDEIAELILDGGLHISKKEIERLLPLSFSDFVQSLEKYPCWEDISDIVKPEMESLVELETQLTKYNIKSATSFSHMYPLSIVPIMDYILNKKNEVNNLRIIMRGKAANLDEEIIRNQLVI, translated from the coding sequence ATGCGGCTTTTGCAAAAATTCAGAGGAAAAAGTAGTCCGAAACAGGGCGGAAGTGGTGGCTCTAACTACGCTTACGTGACTGCACGTGTTCGGGCAATGAAGAGCAATCTTCTTCCAAAGGAAACCTATCCCCGACTTATGAACATGGGTATCGACGAGATCACCCGTTTCATTGAAGAGTCACAGTACAAACAGGATGTCGATGAACTGGCAAGAGTATACGACGGCGTGGACTTGTTCGAGCACGCATTGAACAGGAACCTTGCAGTCACATTTACAAAGCTTATCAGTATCTCAGAAGGGGAACTTAACTTCCTGATCTCTGAATATCTTAAGAAATATGATATCTGGAGCATCAAGACAATCCTGCGTGGAAAGTACTGTGGTGCATCAGTAGAAGAGATCAACGATAGCATTGTTTCCGCCGGACAACTGTCTTATTCATTTTTGTCAAGCCTTGCAGAAAAAGAATCCTATGAAAGCGTCATCGATGCTCTCAGTGGAACCGATTATTACCCGACATTGAAAGGTTATGATGGTACAAACCTCTCTGCTATTGAAAACCAGCTTGACAAGATGTACTATGACGGCTTGTTCTATGCATTAGGAAATCCAAAATCAAAGGATAGTAAACTGTTCGCAAAGCTCATTCGTACTGAGATCGACAGCAAGAACCTGAGCACTCTTTTCAGGTTAAAGAATGCCGGTGTCGAAGAGGATGAAATTGCAGAACTTATACTTGATGGCGGGCTTCATATAAGCAAGAAAGAGATCGAAAGGCTATTGCCACTTTCATTTAGTGATTTTGTACAGTCACTTGAGAAGTATCCTTGTTGGGAGGACATTTCCGACATTGTGAAACCTGAAATGGAATCATTGGTGGAGCTGGAAACCCAACTCACAAAGTACAACATCAAGTCAGCTACAAGCTTTTCACATATGTATCCACTTTCTATTGTTCCAATCATGGATTATATCCTGAACAAAAAGAACGAGGTTAACAACTTGCGTATTATTATGCGCGGAAAGGCAGCAAACCTTGATGAAGAAATTATCAGGAACCAGTTGGTGATCTAA
- a CDS encoding V-type ATP synthase subunit F: protein MELAVVGNSEFVTGFRLAGVKKIYEANDDELESVVTKVLEDSDVGIFVMHGDDVNKLPEILRDTLSESVEPTVVTLGGTGESSNLREKIKQSVGVDLWK from the coding sequence ATGGAATTAGCAGTAGTAGGTAACAGCGAGTTTGTTACAGGATTCAGGCTGGCTGGTGTCAAGAAGATATACGAAGCCAATGATGATGAGTTAGAATCCGTGGTCACAAAGGTCCTCGAGGATTCTGATGTCGGAATATTTGTCATGCATGGCGATGACGTTAACAAACTACCGGAAATTTTGAGAGACACGCTAAGTGAGTCTGTTGAGCCAACAGTCGTTACTCTCGGAGGAACTGGTGAAAGCTCAAATTTAAGGGAAAAGATAAAACAATCGGTAGGTGTAGATCTGTGGAAGTAA